Within Flavobacterium pisciphilum, the genomic segment AAGCTAATTCGGCAGGCTGTAATTTATCGGTAACAAAAGCTTTGTATTCTTCGGATTTACTTGTTTCTTTTAGTTTGTTTTGGTATTCAGATGTAGATTCATCTCCTGAGATAATTTTGGATTCACTGTCCAAAGCATAAATCTCTGACAACATTCTCCTTCCTTGAAAAGAGTAGGGAAGATGCATGATGATACTATTCCAAGTTTTGTATAAAGTTTCAGTAGTGTTTTTTAATTTTTTGAATGAAAAGTATGCATTACGAGTACGATCCATATAACATTGGTTAGAATATTGACCATCAAAAACGGGTTGATCTTTGTGGATTTCAATTTCAGTTTCTAAATTATCAAACCAAGAATCGTTGTTTTTGTTTTGTGTAATTGTTTCCTTGGAGAGACTTCTGTATGGTTTGAAAAAGTCAAAAACACCTTTTGTGCTTGTTGCCCAGTTTTCGTCAAAGGCAATAATTCTAGGGTTTGCAGTTACCAACATAGCCAATGCTCCAGCACCTTGTGTGTATTCACCAGTTGAGTTTAAATCGTATTTAGCGAAATCGGTTGTAACAACAATTGCTTTTTTTGTTGGATTCAGTTTTATAAAATCAATACAGTTTTGCAAAGCATCAACACCACCTATACAGGCAAAGGTGAAATCGACAACATCACATTCGGACAAAGAATCTTCTCCAAATTTTTGTTCCATTAATGCGATTAAAAACGAACTAATGGGTTTTGAACTATCTATAGCACTTTCAGTTCCAACATAAATTCGACTTATTTCATTTAGGTTTATTTGATTCTCAGTAATTAGTTTTGTTAATGCATTTGCACCAAAAACTACTGGATCTTGATAAGTGTCTGGGAGTGTCATTTTGATTAAACCCAAGCCTTTTTCTAATTTTTCGGGTTCAATATTTCGGGCAGTTGCCAAAGTTTTTATGGGCAAATGTATGTTGGCTACATCAAAAGAAATAGCATCAATTCCTGTTTTCATTCTGGTTTTTTTGAGGCGATAAAGGTAAAATTAAGCTTTCAGACTTCGGTTGTTTTAAATAGATAAAATTTGGTTTTGGGGTACTTTTGAGGAAAATAAATTAAAAAGCTGAAAAAAATAGCAATTTGGTAATTACATAAAAAGCAAGAATTATCTATACTGTAATTTTTTCAAAACTTATTTTGTTGTTTTTAAATTAATTGCAAAGAAGTCTATGAAAACTCTTTAAAATCATTATAAATAACAACGAAATGGTTGTAGTTCATTAGTATTTAAGTTATTTTTGTATAATTTTTTAAAACAAACTACTTAAACTCTTATGGCACAATCTGCACTATTGAATGCTTCCATCTTAAAGAAAGTGGCTATGGCTCTTTCGGGAATATTCTTAATCACGTTTTTAGCGCTGCATGTTTCCTTAAATTTCATTTCTATTATAAGTATAGACGTCTTTAATGAGGCTTCTCACTTTATGGGATACAATCCGCTGATTCAATATGTAATGCAACCAGTTTTGGCAATCGGTGTAATTTTCCATTTTGTAATGGGATTTGTATTGACGGTTCAAAATAGCGCGGCAAGACCAATTGCATATGCAAAATACAACGGAGCTGCTAATGCTTCATGGACATCAAGAAATATGATTATTTCTGGATCTGTTATTTTAGCATTTTTAGTATTGCATTTTTATGATTTTTGGTTTCCTGAAGTTACCTATAAATATATCGTAGGTACTGCACCAGATGCTACAAGGTATTACGGTGAATTAGTTCATAAGTTTCATGATCCAATTCGTACAGGATTGTACTGTATTTCTTTTGTGTTATTAGGTTTTCACCTTTGGCATGGATTCAGTTCTTCTCTTCAGTCAATGGGGATGAACAATAAGTACTCTAGATCTTTAAGTAGATTCGGTTATGGATTTGCGGTAGTAGTACCTGCCCTTTTCGTAATAATCGCATTATTTCATCATTTCAATAATTAATATAAATTATAATGGCATTAGATTCAAAAATTCCACACGGCCCAATATCGGACAAATGGACAGATTATAAAGATCATATTAATTTAGTAAACCCTGCTAACAAACGTAACTTAGATGTTATTGTTGTTGGAACTGGTTTAGCTGGAGGTTCTGCAGCAGCGACTCTTGCTGAATTAGGGTATAACGTAAAAGCATTTTGTTTTCAAGATTCACCACGTCGTGCGCACTCAATTGCAGCACAAGGGGGAATTAATGCAGCAAAAAATTATCAAGGAGATGGGGATTCAGTTTTCCGTTTATTTTATGATACTGTAAAAGGGGGTGACTACCGTGCGCGTGAAGCAAACGTTCATCGTCTTGCCGAAGTTTCGGCTAATATTATTGACCAATGTGTGGCTCAAGGAGTTCCATTGGCTCGTGAATACGGTGGTTTGTTAGATAACCGTTCTTTTGGAGGAACTTTGGTTTCTAGAACTTTTTATGCAAAAGGACAAACCGGACAACAATTATTATTAGGAGCATATTCTGCAATGAACCGTCAAATCGGTCGTGGAAAAATCAAAATGTACAACCGTCACGAAATGCTAGATTTAGTTATCGTGAACGGAAAAGCAAGAGGTATTATTGCTCGTAACTTGATTACAGGAGAAATCGAAAGACATTCAGCTCATGCTGTTGTTATTGGTTCAGGTGGTTATGGTAACGTATTCTTCTTATCAACAAATGCGATGGGAAGTAATGCAACTGCTGCTTGGAAAATCCATAAAAAAGGAGCGTTTTTTGCAAATCCTTGTTACACACAAATTCACCCTACATGTATTCCAGTTTCAGGAGATCATCAGTCTAAATTGACTTTGATGTCTGAATCGTTACGTAATGATGGTCGTATTTGGGTTCCAAAATCATTGGAAGATGCAAAAGCTATCCGTGAAGGAAAGAAAAAACCAACAGATTTGTCTGAAGACGAAAGAGATTATTACTTAGAAAGAAGATATCCTTCATTTGGAAATTTAGTTCCTCGTGACGTTGCATCTCGTGCTGCAAAAGAGCGTTGTGATGCAGGTTTTGGAGTAAATAAAACAGGTGAAGCAGTTTACCTTGATTTTGCTGCAGCGATACAACGTTATGGTAAAGAACAAGCTTATGTTAAAGGTTTGGATGCTAATGACAAGAACTTAGTTATTAAATTAGGAACTGAAGTTGTAGAGAATAAATACGGAAACTTATTCCAAATGTATTTAAAAATCGTTGACGAGAATCCATACGTAACACCAATGATGATTTATCCTGCGGTTCACTATACAATGGGTGGAACTTGGGTTGATTATAATTTAATGACTACAATTCCAGGATGTTTCTCTATTGGAGAATCTAATTTCTCTGATCACGGAGCAAACAGATTGGGTGCTTCTGCATTAATGCAAGGTTTAGCAGATGGTTATTTCGTATTGCCTTATACTATTGGGGATTATTTATCACCAGATATTAAAATGGGAGAAATTTCTACAGATTTACCTGAATTCGTAGAAGCGGAGAAAAATGTAAAAGACCAAATCGAGAAATTCCTTAACAATAACGGAACACATTCTGTTGATTATTTCCATAAGAAATTAGGAAAAATTATGTGGGACAAAGTTGGTATGGCTCGTAATGCAAAAGGATTAAATGAAGCTATTGTAGAAATTGCCGCTTTACGTGAGGAATTTTATAAAGATGTAAAAGTACCAGGAAAAGCGAATGAGTTTAATCAAGAATTAGAAAAAGCAACGCGTGTTGCCGATTTCTTAGAGTTAGGAGAATTGTTTGCGAAAGATGCTTTACACAGAAATGAATCTTGTGGAGGTCACTTCCGTGAAGAATACCAATCTGAGGATGGAGAAGCACAGCGTGATGATGAAAACTTTGCATATGTAGCAGCTTGGGAATATAAAGGAAAACCTAGCGATGCAGTATTGCATAAGGAAGAATTAGTTTTCGATAATATTAAATTGGTAACTCGTAGTTATAAATAGCAATTAGTTAAAAGACAAAAGCCTTAAAGT encodes:
- a CDS encoding hydroxymethylglutaryl-CoA synthase family protein, whose protein sequence is MKTGIDAISFDVANIHLPIKTLATARNIEPEKLEKGLGLIKMTLPDTYQDPVVFGANALTKLITENQINLNEISRIYVGTESAIDSSKPISSFLIALMEQKFGEDSLSECDVVDFTFACIGGVDALQNCIDFIKLNPTKKAIVVTTDFAKYDLNSTGEYTQGAGALAMLVTANPRIIAFDENWATSTKGVFDFFKPYRSLSKETITQNKNNDSWFDNLETEIEIHKDQPVFDGQYSNQCYMDRTRNAYFSFKKLKNTTETLYKTWNSIIMHLPYSFQGRRMLSEIYALDSESKIISGDESTSEYQNKLKETSKSEEYKAFVTDKLQPAELASSLIGNLYTGSIFMGLLSTLAHFYDTKKDISGTKFGFLAYGSGSKSKVFEGTIQLEWQSALSQIKLFENLEESVEIDFETYERLHKKEQKESIRTPKQEWILDRIEKEIPNLIGARYYKWID
- a CDS encoding fumarate reductase/succinate dehydrogenase flavoprotein subunit; the protein is MALDSKIPHGPISDKWTDYKDHINLVNPANKRNLDVIVVGTGLAGGSAAATLAELGYNVKAFCFQDSPRRAHSIAAQGGINAAKNYQGDGDSVFRLFYDTVKGGDYRAREANVHRLAEVSANIIDQCVAQGVPLAREYGGLLDNRSFGGTLVSRTFYAKGQTGQQLLLGAYSAMNRQIGRGKIKMYNRHEMLDLVIVNGKARGIIARNLITGEIERHSAHAVVIGSGGYGNVFFLSTNAMGSNATAAWKIHKKGAFFANPCYTQIHPTCIPVSGDHQSKLTLMSESLRNDGRIWVPKSLEDAKAIREGKKKPTDLSEDERDYYLERRYPSFGNLVPRDVASRAAKERCDAGFGVNKTGEAVYLDFAAAIQRYGKEQAYVKGLDANDKNLVIKLGTEVVENKYGNLFQMYLKIVDENPYVTPMMIYPAVHYTMGGTWVDYNLMTTIPGCFSIGESNFSDHGANRLGASALMQGLADGYFVLPYTIGDYLSPDIKMGEISTDLPEFVEAEKNVKDQIEKFLNNNGTHSVDYFHKKLGKIMWDKVGMARNAKGLNEAIVEIAALREEFYKDVKVPGKANEFNQELEKATRVADFLELGELFAKDALHRNESCGGHFREEYQSEDGEAQRDDENFAYVAAWEYKGKPSDAVLHKEELVFDNIKLVTRSYK
- a CDS encoding succinate dehydrogenase cytochrome b subunit, which produces MAQSALLNASILKKVAMALSGIFLITFLALHVSLNFISIISIDVFNEASHFMGYNPLIQYVMQPVLAIGVIFHFVMGFVLTVQNSAARPIAYAKYNGAANASWTSRNMIISGSVILAFLVLHFYDFWFPEVTYKYIVGTAPDATRYYGELVHKFHDPIRTGLYCISFVLLGFHLWHGFSSSLQSMGMNNKYSRSLSRFGYGFAVVVPALFVIIALFHHFNN